A portion of the Anthonomus grandis grandis chromosome 19, icAntGran1.3, whole genome shotgun sequence genome contains these proteins:
- the LOC126747432 gene encoding uncharacterized protein LOC126747432 isoform X12 yields the protein MESGVAAQNGPDQGPESPKSKLLGLLPDQYTQIIIKASENEDFEGLYGKIRLSIATKEEALLWIRRFELKNLCSYRGQKSWSYDPELKVYQKKFVCAHRTTPEDPEGGSQPHCDSTIVFTLCSDPRTYPSQATVRLLRHHRTSPPPAGELRVTFCEYYVRGHSPFSALVCHKCDIHSKFGPTFYDAVPKGTVCPSYNWCSSEYKRLFSRHFRTSSFDGDEISRTIEGYNKQFVSPCADIHEGSLVVCTPLMKSVFHSGFGEDLITLKTLCSSKGQKVVLFLCHTPIGSFPFGIIITSSTNISGGIRCLLGMLNASNYKPATIILDENMAISACLKETFPDSQLIFNEFQMLQSIWRVIRLVCQGDNEEFQALYEIFFQTLNSVCEEDFSRNLDSLMVYAEKHPKLASFLNYFKQRSSAYVLYAKPKVDFNTDVLNYTDSGTMLLQDVTVKYSEHFNLTQLFDFVTNNYMDHYERKLRKIIQGDLRGYFKTNFYVPLTRLIDFTVQKITDTEFLVCLNDFKYFVNAELDTCTCQVGLQGGSCVHQYIVEKTLGLLPECYTPIEEYMTNIFKSILAHKESLRVLRQEQPQQEPLGKLPELPGGSEEFEEPLCEDQELLNDQEHFNRESGELEWQEVIEAPPSEGRERVFTPVEEFMEPLCLSGEDDSLENNKKETENIDKLAPQDINQSFINEAPLEEIFTEHPVRLEILPSEETDMPQGLFRNEAAVVEEIVTNNMIQDGTVDSQTEDVVVLQDCLVDSSILYSYITDDGEDRGETGFQTADPVLPPEPQQEILEELQPNAQFSEYKVMEDGLLTEITVQTDNVLTTDSFDDSNMIMVSPTEVLLEEEEEEEAPRTEPKINVLSSLVIKPPKKTSLDLDSDVTEDAYEIEISQGDPENLIKLNSPKKPQVFKQVSPKKLPSPFKISQSQEDFTKMVKELRSQKNPKVVPQKRPLKLNLAKIQQPSPAKVSKPKKPKKLTVKAQVHAEALLPSPIKINKVAPKRAEAKSKPREEVTIQSVSKGKGPMVKPLSLKEFLSQNPQQAVPPPPKEKPSEPPQILAKLLNRANHYKLCSLQCKEVHSELEDLSDDSDLDEYDFEEDILSDCDSIVEQEIYDDEEDLGRSISPPQSVQGREDGIKKPDLKDDELSFLLNDPRFEMEVETEERAENQIEYVTEEEHEGAELNGLLKDLGFNDASSRNLIQEVKIVIPKTPKEGCESKKRLAGKKTAATKIRGLKSHSLLQRLKKKRFARSDPAGLRALGVQRKNSAKTGSVGLEALGIERNKSAKIDSVGFGALGGERKNSAKPDFVGLGALGVQRKKSDKTDSVGLRALGGERKNSDKTDFVGLDALGVQRKKSAKTGSVGLEALGIERNKSAKIDSVGLGALGGERKNSDKTDFVGLRALGVRRKNYAKAASVSLGALGVERKNSANPDFVGVKALDVEKKTSDKNRPISLRTAKKRTTPSKASLLGSDNNKLTNKDPEAPGSTQGVNKEPVQEPPKKKARNSKLPKKIAPAGAINGSACAPYTIYAIVQNAPQGPVLCPLVLDPKNTSVLTYKPLVVGSSSADKEPPPGNQKPEQEPKMQAVKEEKAERVTRSGVKPVLEYRKRKGRFRGRKTEAEVKKNLFESGKKKSSESPVDFESSITASVVERADPAGASSVKYEDAFKRFLEAEAYAPPPAPDTRCPAKKPRKRRRPRSILLRKRVSKNKNKRADAREAVPSNVVSPPKRKRGRPLKSLVDHPKSLVDPPKSLVDPPKSEKFELIILLERDEEIEQRCVEYSRHVTRRRSLGRRWTTGASPGTRGGRKGYLELLEVARQKKSF from the exons aaaaaattCGTTTGCGCCCACCGAACAACGCCCGAGGACCCGGAAGGCGGGTCCCAACCGCACTGCGACTCCACAATCGTTTTCACACTCTG CTCGGACCCCCGCACTTACCCCTCGCAGGCCACGGTCCGGTTGTTGCGTCATCACAGAACCTCCCCACCACCCGCCGGGGAGCTTCGCGTCACTTTCTGCGAGTACTACGTGCGAGGCCACTCGCCCTTCTCGGCCCTCGTGTGCCACAAATGCGACATCCACAGCAAATTCGGCCCCACGTTCTACGACGCCGTACCCAAAGGCACCGTCTGTCCCTCGTACAACTGGTGCTCGAGCGAGTACAAACGTCTGTTTTCCAGACATTTCCGCACATCCTCCTTTGATGGCGACGAAATATCGAGAACCATCGAGGGTTATAACAAACAGTTCGTCTCGCCTTGCGCGGATATTCATGAGGGTTCTCTGGTCGTTTGCACCCCTTTAATGAAAAGCGTCTTTCACTCGGGTTTCGGGGAGGATCTGATCACTTTGAAGACCTTATGCTCGTCCAAGGGACAAAAGGTCGTCCTGTTCCTCTGTCACACTCCCATCGGGTCCTTCCCTTTTGGGATTATCATCACTAGTTCCACAAACATCTCGGGGGGCATAAGGTGCCTGCTCGGCATGCTTAACGCGAGCAATTACAAGCCGGCCACCATAATCCTGGACGAGAACATGGCCATAAGCGCCTGCTTGAAAGAGACTTTCCCGGATTCCCAGTTGATATTCAACGAGTTTCAAATGTTACAGTCGATTTGGAGGGTGATTAGGCTGGTGTGCCAGGGGGACAACGAGGAGTTCCAGGCCCTCTACGAGATCTTCTTTCAGACCCTGAACAGCGTTTGCGAGGAGGACTTTTCGAGGAATTTGGACTCTTTGATGGTCTATGCGGAAAAGCATCCCAAGCTGGCCAGTTTTCTGAACTATTTCAAGCAAAGATCCAGCGCCTACGTCCTTTATGCCAAACCTAAGGTGGATTTTAACACGGACGTGTTAAATTACACCGACTCCGGCACCATGTTGCTCCAGGACGTCACCGTCAAGTACTCGGAGCACTTCAACCTCACTCAACTCTTCGACTTCGTCACCAATAACTACATGGACCATTATGAGCGTAAATTACGGAAAATAATCCAAGGGGACCTCCGGGGGTACTTCAAGACCAACTTCTACGTCCCCCTGACCCGACTGATCGACTTCACGGTCCAGAAAATCACCGACACGGAATTCCTCGTCTGTCTCAACGATTTCAAGTATTTCGTTAACGCGGAACTGGACACCTGCACGTGCCAAGTGGGCCTGCAGGGCGGCTCCTGCGTGCACCAATACATCGTCGAAAAAACCCTCGGGCTGTTGCCGGAATGTTACACCCCCATAGAGGAGTACATGACGAACATCTTCAAGTCCATTTTGGCGCATAAAGAGAGCTTGAGAGTCCTGAGGCAAGAACAGCCGCAGCAGGAACCCTTGGGGAAACTCCCCGAGCTGCCAGGAGGGTCCGAGGAGTTTGAGGAGCCCCTTTGTGAGGATCAAGAGTTGCTCAACGACCAGGAGCACTTTAATCGGGAATCAGGGGAGCTGGAGTGGCAGGAAGTGATCGAGGCGCCCCCCTCAGAGGGTCGGGAGCGCGTCTTTACCCCCGTAGAGGAGTTTATGGAGCCCCTTTGTCTATCGGGGGAGGACGACTCTttggaaaacaacaaaaaagagaCGGAGAATATCGATAAGTTGGCACCGCAAGATATTAATCAGTCGTTCATCAATGAGGCCCCCCTGGAAGAAATATTCACGGAGCACCCTGTGCGGCTGGAAATTCTGCCCAGTGAAGAGACGGACATGCCTCAGGGGTTGTTCCGTAACGAGGCGGCCGTCGTAGAGGAGATCGTGACTAATAACATGATCCAGGACGGTACCGTGGACAGTCAGACGGAGGACGTGGTGGTGCTGCAGGACTGTTTGGTCGACTCCTCAATACTTTATAGTTACATCACCGATGACGGGGAGGATCGGGGGGAAACGGGGTTCCAGACGGCGGACCCTGTGCTTCCCCCGGAGCCCCAACAAGAAATTTTAGAGGAACTGCAACCGAACGCGCAGTTCTCCGAATATAAAGTGATGGAGGACGGGTTGCTGACCGAAATCACCGTGCAAACCGATAACGTGCTGACGACCGACTCGTTTGACGACAGCAACATGATAATGGTGTCTCCGACGGAGGTTTTGttggaggaggaggaggaggaggaggcgCCGCGAACGGAGCCGAAGATCAACGTTTTATCCTCGCTAGTGATAAAACCCCCCAAGAAAACCTCGTTGGATCTCGACTCGGACGTCACCGAGGACGCTTACGAGATCGAAATCTCCCAGGGGGATCCGGAGAACCTCATCAAGCTCAACTCACCCAAGAAGCCGCAGGTTTTCAAGCAAGTCTCCCCCAAGAAGCTCCCGAGCCCCTTCAAGATCTCACAGTCCCAAGAGGATTTCACGAAGATGGTCAAGGAGCTGAGGTCTCAAAAGAATCCGAAAGTGGTTCCCCAGAAGAGGCCGCTGAAGTTAAACCTGGCGAAGATCCAGCAACCCTCACCGGCAAAAGTAAGCAAACCGAAGAAGCCAAAGAAGTTAACAGTGAAGGCTCAGGTGCATGCGGAGGCTTTACTTCCCTCGccgataaaaattaacaaagtgGCCCCTAAGCGGGCCGAAGCGAAGTCGAAACCGCGTGAGGAGGTCACCATCCAGAGCGTCTCCAAAGGCAAGGGGCCCATGGTCAAGCCGTTGAGTTTAAAGGAGTTTTTATCGCAAAACCCCCAGCAAGCTGTGCCTCCTCCCCCCAAAGAAAAACCGTCGGAACCTCCTCAAATCCTCGCGAAACTCCTGAACCGAGCGAACCATTACAAACTGTGCAGCCTGCAGTGCAAAGAGGTCCATTCCGAGCTGGAGGACCTCTCGGACGATTCCGACCTGGACGAGTACGATTTCGAGGAGGACATCTTGTCGGACTGCGACAGTATCGTGGAGCAAGAGATCTACGACGACGAGGAGGACCTGGGAAGGTCAATTTCACCCCCTCAAAGTGTCCAGGGGAGGGAGGACGGTATAAAGAAGCCGGACCTCAAGGACGACGAGTTGTCCTTCCTGCTGAACGATCCGCGTTTCGAAATGGAGGTGGAAACTGAGGAGAGAGCGGAAAACCAGATCGAGTACGTCACCGAGGAGGAGCACGAAGGGGCCGAACTGAACGGGCTACTAAAAGATTTGGGTTTTAACGACGCCTCCTCGAGAAACCTCATTCAGGAGGTGAAGATCGTCATCCCGAAAACCCCCAAGGAAGGTTGCGAGAGTAAAAAGCGCCTTGCAGGCAAGAAAACTGCCGCTACGAAGATTAGAGGCCTTAAATCGCACTCGCTCCTACAGAGGCTTAAGAAGAAGAGATTTGCTAGAAGTGACCCTGCTGGTCTGAGGGCCTTGGGTGTTCAGAGGAAGAATTCTGCTAAAACAGGCTCTGTTGGTCTCGAGGCCTTAGGTATTGAGAGGAATAAATCTGCTAAAATAGACTCTGTTGGTTTCGGGGCTTTAGGTGGAGAGAGGAAGAATTCTGCTAAGCCAGACTTTGTTGGTCTTGGGGCCTTAG GTGTTCAGAGGAAGAAATCTGATAAAACAGACTCTGTTGGTCTCAGGGCCTTAGGTGGAGAGAGGAAGAATTCTGATAAAACAGACTTTGTTGGTCTTGATGCCTTAGGTGTTCAGAGGAAGAAATCTGCTAAAACAGGCTCTGTTGGTCTCGAGGCCTTAGGTATTGAGAGGAATAAATCTGCTAAAATAGACTCTGTTGGTCTTGGGGCTTTAGGTGGAGAGAGGAAGAATTCTGATAAAACAGATTTTGTTGGTCTGAGGGCCTTGGGTGTTCGGAGGAAGAATTATGCTAAAGCAGCCTCTGTTAGTCTCGGGGCCTTAGGTGTTGAGAGGAAGAATTCTGCTAACCCAGACTTTGTTGGTGTGAAGGCCTTGGATGTTGAAAAGAAGACCTCTGATAAAAACCGCCCTATTTCCCTTAGGACTGCGAAAAAAAGAACTACCCCTAGTAAAGCCTCTCTCTTGGGTTCTGACAATAACAAACTGACAAATAAAGACCCCGAGGCACCGGGGTCAACGCAAGGGGTCAATAAGGAGCCGGTGCAAGAACCCCCCAAGAAAAAGGCGCGCAATTCGAAGTTACCAAAGAAGATCGCGCCCGCGGGAGCGATAAACGGAAGCGCCTGCGCCCCCTACACGATTTACGCGATCGTGCAGAACGCGCCCCAGGGACCCGTGCTGTGCCCCCTGGTGCTCGACCCCAAGAACACGTCGGTTTTGACTTATAAGCCCCTGGTGGTCGGGTCGAGTAGCGCGGATAAGGAGCCTCCCCCGGGCAACCAAAAGCCTGAGCAAGAACCAAAGATGCAAGCGGTTAAGGAAGAAAAGGCGGAAAGGGTGACTAGGAGCGGGGTGAAACCGGTGCTAGAGTACCGGAAGCGCAAGGGCAGATTCCGGGGCAGAAAAACAGAGGCGGAAGTGAAGAAAAATCTCTTTGAAAGTGGGAAGAAAAAGTCGTCGGAGAGCCCGGTTGACTTTGAGTCGTCCATAACGGCGTCCGTGGTCGAGAGGGCGGATCCCGCGGGGGCGTCCTCGGTCAAATACGAGGACGCCTTCAAGCGGTTCTTGGAGGCGGAGGCCTACGCGCCGCCCCCCGCTCCGGACACCCGATGTCCCGCTAAAAAACCGCGGAAGCGACGCCGCCCCCGTAGCATACTACTCCGGAAACGCGTCTCAAAGAATAAGAACAAAAGAGCGGACGCGCGAGAGGCGGTGCCGTCAAATGTGGTTTCGCCCCCTAAACGGAAGAGGGGGCGGCCTCTGAAGAGTCTCGTCGACCACCCAAAGAGTCTCGTCGATCCCCCAAAGAGTCTCGTCGACCCCCCAAAGAGCGAAAAGTTCGAGTTGATAATTTTGCTGGAGCGGGACGAGGAGATCGAGCAGAGGTGCGTGGAATATTCGAGACACGTGACCAGGAGGAGGTCCTTGGGGAGGAGGTGGACGACGGGGGCCTCCCCCGGAACCAGGGGCGGCCGGAAGGGGTACTTGGAGCTGTTGGAGGTCGCCAGGCAGAAGAAGAGTTTTTGA
- the LOC126747432 gene encoding uncharacterized protein LOC126747432 isoform X7, with protein sequence MESGVAAQNGPDQGPESPKSKLLGLLPDQYTQIIIKASENEDFEGLYGKIRLSIATKEEALLWIRRFELKNLCSYRGQKSWSYDPELKVYQKKFVCAHRTTPEDPEGGSQPHCDSTIVFTLCSDPRTYPSQATVRLLRHHRTSPPPAGELRVTFCEYYVRGHSPFSALVCHKCDIHSKFGPTFYDAVPKGTVCPSYNWCSSEYKRLFSRHFRTSSFDGDEISRTIEGYNKQFVSPCADIHEGSLVVCTPLMKSVFHSGFGEDLITLKTLCSSKGQKVVLFLCHTPIGSFPFGIIITSSTNISGGIRCLLGMLNASNYKPATIILDENMAISACLKETFPDSQLIFNEFQMLQSIWRVIRLVCQGDNEEFQALYEIFFQTLNSVCEEDFSRNLDSLMVYAEKHPKLASFLNYFKQRSSAYVLYAKPKVDFNTDVLNYTDSGTMLLQDVTVKYSEHFNLTQLFDFVTNNYMDHYERKLRKIIQGDLRGYFKTNFYVPLTRLIDFTVQKITDTEFLVCLNDFKYFVNAELDTCTCQVGLQGGSCVHQYIVEKTLGLLPECYTPIEEYMTNIFKSILAHKESLRVLRQEQPQQEPLGKLPELPGGSEEFEEPLCEDQELLNDQEHFNRESGELEWQEVIEAPPSEGRERVFTPVEEFMEPLCLSGEDDSLENNKKETENIDKLAPQDINQSFINEAPLEEIFTEHPVRLEILPSEETDMPQGLFRNEAAVVEEIVTNNMIQDGTVDSQTEDVVVLQDCLVDSSILYSYITDDGEDRGETGFQTADPVLPPEPQQEILEELQPNAQFSEYKVMEDGLLTEITVQTDNVLTTDSFDDSNMIMVSPTEVLLEEEEEEEAPRTEPKINVLSSLVIKPPKKTSLDLDSDVTEDAYEIEISQGDPENLIKLNSPKKPQVFKQVSPKKLPSPFKISQSQEDFTKMVKELRSQKNPKVVPQKRPLKLNLAKIQQPSPAKVSKPKKPKKLTVKAQVHAEALLPSPIKINKVAPKRAEAKSKPREEVTIQSVSKGKGPMVKPLSLKEFLSQNPQQAVPPPPKEKPSEPPQILAKLLNRANHYKLCSLQCKEVHSELEDLSDDSDLDEYDFEEDILSDCDSIVEQEIYDDEEDLGRSISPPQSVQGREDGIKKPDLKDDELSFLLNDPRFEMEVETEERAENQIEYVTEEEHEGAELNGLLKDLGFNDASSRNLIQEVKIVIPKTPKEGCESKKRLAGKKTAATKIRGLKSHSLLQRLKKKRFARSDPAGLRALGVQRKNSAKTGSVGLEALGIERNKSAKIDSVGFGALGGERKNSAKPDFVGLGALGVQRKKSAKTDSVGLGALGVQRKKSDKTDSVGLRALGGERKNSDKTDFVGLDALGVQRKKSDKTDSVGLRALGGERKNSDKTDFVGLDALGVQRKKSAKTGSVGLEALGIERNKSAKIDSVGLGALGGERKNSDKTDFVGLRALGVRRKNYAKAASVSLGALGVERKNSANPDFVGVKALDVEKKTSDKNRPISLRTAKKRTTPSKASLLGSDNNKLTNKDPEAPGSTQGVNKEPVQEPPKKKARNSKLPKKIAPAGAINGSACAPYTIYAIVQNAPQGPVLCPLVLDPKNTSVLTYKPLVVGSSSADKEPPPGNQKPEQEPKMQAVKEEKAERVTRSGVKPVLEYRKRKGRFRGRKTEAEVKKNLFESGKKKSSESPVDFESSITASVVERADPAGASSVKYEDAFKRFLEAEAYAPPPAPDTRCPAKKPRKRRRPRSILLRKRVSKNKNKRADAREAVPSNVVSPPKRKRGRPLKSLVDHPKSLVDPPKSLVDPPKSEKFELIILLERDEEIEQRCVEYSRHVTRRRSLGRRWTTGASPGTRGGRKGYLELLEVARQKKSF encoded by the exons aaaaaattCGTTTGCGCCCACCGAACAACGCCCGAGGACCCGGAAGGCGGGTCCCAACCGCACTGCGACTCCACAATCGTTTTCACACTCTG CTCGGACCCCCGCACTTACCCCTCGCAGGCCACGGTCCGGTTGTTGCGTCATCACAGAACCTCCCCACCACCCGCCGGGGAGCTTCGCGTCACTTTCTGCGAGTACTACGTGCGAGGCCACTCGCCCTTCTCGGCCCTCGTGTGCCACAAATGCGACATCCACAGCAAATTCGGCCCCACGTTCTACGACGCCGTACCCAAAGGCACCGTCTGTCCCTCGTACAACTGGTGCTCGAGCGAGTACAAACGTCTGTTTTCCAGACATTTCCGCACATCCTCCTTTGATGGCGACGAAATATCGAGAACCATCGAGGGTTATAACAAACAGTTCGTCTCGCCTTGCGCGGATATTCATGAGGGTTCTCTGGTCGTTTGCACCCCTTTAATGAAAAGCGTCTTTCACTCGGGTTTCGGGGAGGATCTGATCACTTTGAAGACCTTATGCTCGTCCAAGGGACAAAAGGTCGTCCTGTTCCTCTGTCACACTCCCATCGGGTCCTTCCCTTTTGGGATTATCATCACTAGTTCCACAAACATCTCGGGGGGCATAAGGTGCCTGCTCGGCATGCTTAACGCGAGCAATTACAAGCCGGCCACCATAATCCTGGACGAGAACATGGCCATAAGCGCCTGCTTGAAAGAGACTTTCCCGGATTCCCAGTTGATATTCAACGAGTTTCAAATGTTACAGTCGATTTGGAGGGTGATTAGGCTGGTGTGCCAGGGGGACAACGAGGAGTTCCAGGCCCTCTACGAGATCTTCTTTCAGACCCTGAACAGCGTTTGCGAGGAGGACTTTTCGAGGAATTTGGACTCTTTGATGGTCTATGCGGAAAAGCATCCCAAGCTGGCCAGTTTTCTGAACTATTTCAAGCAAAGATCCAGCGCCTACGTCCTTTATGCCAAACCTAAGGTGGATTTTAACACGGACGTGTTAAATTACACCGACTCCGGCACCATGTTGCTCCAGGACGTCACCGTCAAGTACTCGGAGCACTTCAACCTCACTCAACTCTTCGACTTCGTCACCAATAACTACATGGACCATTATGAGCGTAAATTACGGAAAATAATCCAAGGGGACCTCCGGGGGTACTTCAAGACCAACTTCTACGTCCCCCTGACCCGACTGATCGACTTCACGGTCCAGAAAATCACCGACACGGAATTCCTCGTCTGTCTCAACGATTTCAAGTATTTCGTTAACGCGGAACTGGACACCTGCACGTGCCAAGTGGGCCTGCAGGGCGGCTCCTGCGTGCACCAATACATCGTCGAAAAAACCCTCGGGCTGTTGCCGGAATGTTACACCCCCATAGAGGAGTACATGACGAACATCTTCAAGTCCATTTTGGCGCATAAAGAGAGCTTGAGAGTCCTGAGGCAAGAACAGCCGCAGCAGGAACCCTTGGGGAAACTCCCCGAGCTGCCAGGAGGGTCCGAGGAGTTTGAGGAGCCCCTTTGTGAGGATCAAGAGTTGCTCAACGACCAGGAGCACTTTAATCGGGAATCAGGGGAGCTGGAGTGGCAGGAAGTGATCGAGGCGCCCCCCTCAGAGGGTCGGGAGCGCGTCTTTACCCCCGTAGAGGAGTTTATGGAGCCCCTTTGTCTATCGGGGGAGGACGACTCTttggaaaacaacaaaaaagagaCGGAGAATATCGATAAGTTGGCACCGCAAGATATTAATCAGTCGTTCATCAATGAGGCCCCCCTGGAAGAAATATTCACGGAGCACCCTGTGCGGCTGGAAATTCTGCCCAGTGAAGAGACGGACATGCCTCAGGGGTTGTTCCGTAACGAGGCGGCCGTCGTAGAGGAGATCGTGACTAATAACATGATCCAGGACGGTACCGTGGACAGTCAGACGGAGGACGTGGTGGTGCTGCAGGACTGTTTGGTCGACTCCTCAATACTTTATAGTTACATCACCGATGACGGGGAGGATCGGGGGGAAACGGGGTTCCAGACGGCGGACCCTGTGCTTCCCCCGGAGCCCCAACAAGAAATTTTAGAGGAACTGCAACCGAACGCGCAGTTCTCCGAATATAAAGTGATGGAGGACGGGTTGCTGACCGAAATCACCGTGCAAACCGATAACGTGCTGACGACCGACTCGTTTGACGACAGCAACATGATAATGGTGTCTCCGACGGAGGTTTTGttggaggaggaggaggaggaggaggcgCCGCGAACGGAGCCGAAGATCAACGTTTTATCCTCGCTAGTGATAAAACCCCCCAAGAAAACCTCGTTGGATCTCGACTCGGACGTCACCGAGGACGCTTACGAGATCGAAATCTCCCAGGGGGATCCGGAGAACCTCATCAAGCTCAACTCACCCAAGAAGCCGCAGGTTTTCAAGCAAGTCTCCCCCAAGAAGCTCCCGAGCCCCTTCAAGATCTCACAGTCCCAAGAGGATTTCACGAAGATGGTCAAGGAGCTGAGGTCTCAAAAGAATCCGAAAGTGGTTCCCCAGAAGAGGCCGCTGAAGTTAAACCTGGCGAAGATCCAGCAACCCTCACCGGCAAAAGTAAGCAAACCGAAGAAGCCAAAGAAGTTAACAGTGAAGGCTCAGGTGCATGCGGAGGCTTTACTTCCCTCGccgataaaaattaacaaagtgGCCCCTAAGCGGGCCGAAGCGAAGTCGAAACCGCGTGAGGAGGTCACCATCCAGAGCGTCTCCAAAGGCAAGGGGCCCATGGTCAAGCCGTTGAGTTTAAAGGAGTTTTTATCGCAAAACCCCCAGCAAGCTGTGCCTCCTCCCCCCAAAGAAAAACCGTCGGAACCTCCTCAAATCCTCGCGAAACTCCTGAACCGAGCGAACCATTACAAACTGTGCAGCCTGCAGTGCAAAGAGGTCCATTCCGAGCTGGAGGACCTCTCGGACGATTCCGACCTGGACGAGTACGATTTCGAGGAGGACATCTTGTCGGACTGCGACAGTATCGTGGAGCAAGAGATCTACGACGACGAGGAGGACCTGGGAAGGTCAATTTCACCCCCTCAAAGTGTCCAGGGGAGGGAGGACGGTATAAAGAAGCCGGACCTCAAGGACGACGAGTTGTCCTTCCTGCTGAACGATCCGCGTTTCGAAATGGAGGTGGAAACTGAGGAGAGAGCGGAAAACCAGATCGAGTACGTCACCGAGGAGGAGCACGAAGGGGCCGAACTGAACGGGCTACTAAAAGATTTGGGTTTTAACGACGCCTCCTCGAGAAACCTCATTCAGGAGGTGAAGATCGTCATCCCGAAAACCCCCAAGGAAGGTTGCGAGAGTAAAAAGCGCCTTGCAGGCAAGAAAACTGCCGCTACGAAGATTAGAGGCCTTAAATCGCACTCGCTCCTACAGAGGCTTAAGAAGAAGAGATTTGCTAGAAGTGACCCTGCTGGTCTGAGGGCCTTGGGTGTTCAGAGGAAGAATTCTGCTAAAACAGGCTCTGTTGGTCTCGAGGCCTTAGGTATTGAGAGGAATAAATCTGCTAAAATAGACTCTGTTGGTTTCGGGGCTTTAGGTGGAGAGAGGAAGAATTCTGCTAAGCCAGACTTTGTTGGTCTTGGGGCCTTAGGTGTTCAGAGGAAGAAATCTGCTAAAACAGACTCTGTTGGTCTCGGGGCCTTAG GTGTTCAGAGGAAGAAATCTGATAAAACAGACTCTGTTGGTCTCAGGGCCTTAGGTGGAGAGAGGAAGAATTCTGATAAAACAGACTTTGTTGGTCTTGATGCCTTAGGTGTTCAGAGGAAGAAATCTGATAAAACAGACTCTGTTGGTCTCAGGGCCTTAGGTGGAGAGAGGAAGAATTCTGATAAAACAGACTTTGTTGGTCTTGATGCCTTAGGTGTTCAGAGGAAGAAATCTGCTAAAACAGGCTCTGTTGGTCTCGAGGCCTTAGGTATTGAGAGGAATAAATCTGCTAAAATAGACTCTGTTGGTCTTGGGGCTTTAGGTGGAGAGAGGAAGAATTCTGATAAAACAGATTTTGTTGGTCTGAGGGCCTTGGGTGTTCGGAGGAAGAATTATGCTAAAGCAGCCTCTGTTAGTCTCGGGGCCTTAGGTGTTGAGAGGAAGAATTCTGCTAACCCAGACTTTGTTGGTGTGAAGGCCTTGGATGTTGAAAAGAAGACCTCTGATAAAAACCGCCCTATTTCCCTTAGGACTGCGAAAAAAAGAACTACCCCTAGTAAAGCCTCTCTCTTGGGTTCTGACAATAACAAACTGACAAATAAAGACCCCGAGGCACCGGGGTCAACGCAAGGGGTCAATAAGGAGCCGGTGCAAGAACCCCCCAAGAAAAAGGCGCGCAATTCGAAGTTACCAAAGAAGATCGCGCCCGCGGGAGCGATAAACGGAAGCGCCTGCGCCCCCTACACGATTTACGCGATCGTGCAGAACGCGCCCCAGGGACCCGTGCTGTGCCCCCTGGTGCTCGACCCCAAGAACACGTCGGTTTTGACTTATAAGCCCCTGGTGGTCGGGTCGAGTAGCGCGGATAAGGAGCCTCCCCCGGGCAACCAAAAGCCTGAGCAAGAACCAAAGATGCAAGCGGTTAAGGAAGAAAAGGCGGAAAGGGTGACTAGGAGCGGGGTGAAACCGGTGCTAGAGTACCGGAAGCGCAAGGGCAGATTCCGGGGCAGAAAAACAGAGGCGGAAGTGAAGAAAAATCTCTTTGAAAGTGGGAAGAAAAAGTCGTCGGAGAGCCCGGTTGACTTTGAGTCGTCCATAACGGCGTCCGTGGTCGAGAGGGCGGATCCCGCGGGGGCGTCCTCGGTCAAATACGAGGACGCCTTCAAGCGGTTCTTGGAGGCGGAGGCCTACGCGCCGCCCCCCGCTCCGGACACCCGATGTCCCGCTAAAAAACCGCGGAAGCGACGCCGCCCCCGTAGCATACTACTCCGGAAACGCGTCTCAAAGAATAAGAACAAAAGAGCGGACGCGCGAGAGGCGGTGCCGTCAAATGTGGTTTCGCCCCCTAAACGGAAGAGGGGGCGGCCTCTGAAGAGTCTCGTCGACCACCCAAAGAGTCTCGTCGATCCCCCAAAGAGTCTCGTCGACCCCCCAAAGAGCGAAAAGTTCGAGTTGATAATTTTGCTGGAGCGGGACGAGGAGATCGAGCAGAGGTGCGTGGAATATTCGAGACACGTGACCAGGAGGAGGTCCTTGGGGAGGAGGTGGACGACGGGGGCCTCCCCCGGAACCAGGGGCGGCCGGAAGGGGTACTTGGAGCTGTTGGAGGTCGCCAGGCAGAAGAAGAGTTTTTGA